One Setaria viridis chromosome 5, Setaria_viridis_v4.0, whole genome shotgun sequence genomic region harbors:
- the LOC117856155 gene encoding uncharacterized protein, which translates to MATTLSIAPEANHKALLAALLCAAVAASFLPGSSAAAAPSSQLVSQTCRRTSNHRLCADLLRSSNRSSAATSVRELAVVAVTAARRSALRARMRALDLAHEGGGTVSCRLAARCAALYAVCLRAGAQAVGRVSTMPAYEHDGRAADAVSALRRFPEKCVGLFRERGIASPLERVSREVEEKLGVASEIVRLSR; encoded by the coding sequence ATGGCGACGACACTGAGCATTGCACCAGAAGCAAACCACAAAGCTCTCCTCGCCGCCCTGCtctgcgccgccgtcgccgcctccttcctccccggatcatccgccgccgccgcgccgtcgtccCAGCTGGTTTCCCAGACCTGCCGCAGGACGTCCAACCATCGCCTCTGCGCCGACCTGCTCCGGTCCAGCAACCGGAGCAGCGCCGCCACGAGCGTCCGTGAGCTCGCCGTCGTGGCGGTGACGGCCGCCAGGAGGTCGGCGCTGCGCGCCAGGATGCGCGCGCTGGACCTGGCCCACGAGGGGGGAGGGACGGTGTCGTGCCGGCTGGCGGCGCGGTGCGCGGCGCTGTACGCGGTCTgcctccgcgccggcgcgcAGGCGGTGGGCAGGGTGTCCACCATGCCGGCGTACGAGCACGACGGCCGCGCGGCCGACGCCGTGAGCGCCCTGCGCAGGTTCCCGGAGAAGTGCGTGGGGCTCTTCAGAGAGAGGGGGATCGCGTCGCCGCTGGAGCGGGTGAgcagggaggtggaggagaagctGGGCGTCGCGTCGGAGATTGTTCGCTTGTCGCGCTAG